A segment of the Carya illinoinensis cultivar Pawnee chromosome 1, C.illinoinensisPawnee_v1, whole genome shotgun sequence genome:
ATGTCGCGTAGTgatgcaccgtgaggcgtgTATTGTAGTGATGTGTGTTGTAGTgtagatggaagagagttcacatgaGTGTACTCTGTACTATGTCGTGATACACCGGATGGCGtctcacgaagggttggatggcgtagcagagaagtgtggagtgtataGTATAGCGTTGggaaactgtgtaacagtatcccgaagcaatggtgatgtggctgtagtccaaggtaacgggtGTTGCCTTGAGGCTGACTTGTGGCTGAAGGTACgtgtgaagtggtgaaaaggtatcagagagtgcagcggaagcatgattgGCATCATGCTGTTATTTGGGAATTTGTCTcgagctgcataatgtgacGGAGGCGCAattgtggatgcaatcctcttgttaagtggcggTAACTATGTAACAGTGTCCTAAAACAGTGGTGATATGGCCTGTAGTCTggggtgacgggtgtcaccttgtggttgactatgactaagagtataaggaagtggtggaaaagtatcagagcgtgaagcgaaagcatgatgggcatcgtgACGTGACTCTGGATTTGTCTCGAGCTGCATGACGTGACAGATGTGCATTTGTGGATAtagtcctctcctatcaagtgttgagataaacttgtacagggccggaaagtaggaagagtcctaccaaccaggtctgagcaagttggtattggagtatggagcttgtttatacaaacgggcgttcattggaattataagttgttcttaggtgataaaaggggatgagatataGGTGTCTCTGGCGAAACACGTGTGCTAGATagatttaccatatgtaatgggtaatttgTCCTCAGCGTGGTTACATGGCGTTTTAGCtccagagttggcttgaattcctgTAGCCTGACtggttgggaatgaggatttagtatgggctaggatacgtgaaggtaGTAATAGGCAAGTTGTCTAAGATTGGGACGTATGACTCTGTCAGTCGGAATCATGTTTCTGGTTGaattgtggaaatagaagaacgagacgaaggtcttagtgtcttaaccctaaggtgaatcacgaaggttcactttaaggaataagaccccgaaagttttagcatagtaaatggcacgtaagagcccagggatggacgAAGAGTGTTTCAAGTGaggcataattttatttttagaatagttacttatgcattaaaTAGATGAtaacgtaaggttatgtgtatgcatgtaggtttctatttgacacgcacatgaatggactacatggattgagtatggcatgaagtccaggtaagtattacgttcatactcttctagagttttctttatacaaacgaagaagaagacgaaagtttttctctaaaaggaaaatgaaacttttctccATGAATAGACGTTTtactaaaagaaaagaatgaaacgtaagttttcaagtatatgtacgtagcggccttccttggcagcccctttttacgcacccaaagtatgtacgtgtatgcatgtgaatggatgctataagtagtacgtattgtatgtacgTTCACGGAAAGGAaacgaaatgaagctttaaaagatgtAAGGATTGTAAGgatcgaaaaagaaagaaaaatatttttttaaaaaataaaataactctttctaaaacaacttttatgaaaaagaaagaaaatcattttctcttaaagaaacttctcttaaagcaacttttacaaaatgaaagaaaaccatgctttaaacgatgcaaagaaagtgttttaaaatttccatttgAAAGTGAGGTTTCGGCCCTAtgtttaaaatgtccctatgaaagatgatgttttaaaatgatgccatgaaagatgattttttctaaaatgattttataaactgATGAACTGAAAAAccgtaagaactgtaagaaagaattgtaagaactgtaaaggactaaaggactgtaaaggaaagaaaaggattgaaaaggaatgaacggactgaatgcatgatgtatgaaaatacgtaagggCCACATGGATTGGAATGAAAATGGTACCAATAAATGGACTGGatggggcagattgcaatgttgggtaagtagtactggtagtgcacctagtgctgcaccctgacggaatggattcccaactcgtggccacgggcggaatcaggtTTAAAAAACTACTAACCCAagcacacggggcgtaacagtgtgttatggtcaatgaaagtgataagaaagaatggatgcatattaagaaattatgcatgtatgtatgtatggactgtatgcatgaatgtacgtaagtaagaacagatgaatgcatgaatgtatgtaaaagaacgaatgcatgaaaagactctctaagaaatgaaggcagcgatgcatggggaactgttttaaataagaaatcatgtttttaaagaaaatcctCACCCcgcaacgttttaaaatgaaagtaaaGACATACGCATGCTAAAtacgatatgtatgtatgaaatgataactgcatgactgaaaatctatgttattatattttaactatatgaaataatgcttacgagtcatcgactcattttagtttttatgtgtgccctcccaggcacaagatgagcatgacaagtCAGGACGGGCACAGCCTAAGGGAAAGAGCatgaaggcctaggcaagatattttatattggaaaatttaattatgaaatgtaaTGTTTTCCGTTGAAatctttaattaagaaaaatgaattttatttatgacatggagttttttgtatcctggcatgaatggaaaaaatatttgaaatgaatcgtaattcccgtcaatttttatcaaaatcgaatTGAAAAggtcccaccacaaggacgggcgttacagtACCCAAGAGCAATGATGGCTAGATCTAATGAACCAACTATTTGGCATCAAAGGTTTGGTCATTACAACCTAAATGCCTTAGAGCATCCTCATCGGCTGatgcatatgtaaaaataaagccATTTTTTCAACCATTAGAGATAAAACTCGCACAATGGATTATCCATAATCAAATATCTTAGCTTTGAGCTACAGtatatgtaaagaaaaaaacaaatttgatGGTTACTGTTATGTAagcaaatctttattttattgtttttataaatttccCTCTCTCTTGATTTCAGTTGGTTGTAACATCCCGCAGAAAGCCACCAAACTCAGGAAAAGGATCTTGGGTagaatgaaatatgaaaaaatatgataaaatagtaaaataaatattattaataacatatattaggtagaatattaaaatatgataaaataaaataaattaataattaaaaaaattaaatatttttttaattattaattagtcattactatataataaacaaattgatatccaatgtggagatttgatgtgaatagtcaaagtcaaattcatcttatattattttattgttatgaaatgaaaaaatagcTATTCCAATGTGAAGACTAATATAAATGGAATagtcaaaatctaaattcatcttacatttATCAAAAGTGTCATTTACATATACATAATCCAATACCAATGCTCTTAAGGATGTTAAATCAGAAGAACATGATAAGAGATATACCTTTGCTGGACCAAAACATGCCTACTTGTGAACGGTGTATGATGGGAAAGCAACATAGGCATCCATTTCCATCAAGAGAAGCTTGGAGAGAAAAATCAGTACTTGATCTAGTGCATATTGATCTGTGTGGTCCCATGAGGACACTCTCTCAAAGCCAAAACAGGTACTTAATGCTCTTCATTGATGATTTTTTCAAGAATAACTTGGGTCtactttctcaaagaaaaatcGGAGGCTTTTAGtgttttcaaaacttcaaaTTGCTGGTTGAAAATCAAAGTGGTCGAAAGATTAAGATCTTGAGAAGTGATAGAGGGGATGAATTCAATTCAAGTAAGTTTGATGAATTTTGCCAAGAAGAAGGGTTGGAACACCAACTGATAGTTGCctacactccacaacaaaatggagtgtcCCAGAAAGAAATAATAGGACTGTTATGGAGATGGCTAGGTCCATGCTAATGGCAAAGGGCATTCCAAAAAACTTCTAGGCTGAGGCTATTCATACAGCAGTATATGTGCTAAATAGATGCCTCACAAAGTTAGTGAAGGATATGACTCCAATCGAAGCATGGAGTGGGCATAAGCCAACTGTTAATCACTTCAAAGTATTTGGATGTTTGTGTGACATTCATGTACTTGAACAAACGAGGCACAAACTTGAAAAGTCAGAGAAAGGGATTTTTCTTGGGTATAGCTCTAAATCTAAGGGATACTGGATCTTCAACCTCAAAACTCGGCAGCTGGTCACAAGTAGAGATGTTTAGTTTGATGAGCATTCAACCTGGAAATGGGAAGAAGAGCATGAACCAGATCTGACTCTTCACGTTCCAGTTATCGAGCAAGTTGAAGAGAGGCTAGAAACATCAGCTCCAAATGAACAACCTCCATCACCATTCTCGGTTTCAGGAAGTGATAGCAACTCTAGAAGTTCAACACCTTCATCACCCGAGACTCCTCCTAGAAGATTCAGGCCATTGAACGAGATCTATGAATCTTGCAACTTCACTTCCATAGAGCCTGAAAATTATGCAGCAGCCTCTAAAGAACAAGTTTGGTGGATGCAATGAAGGAGGAGATTAGAACGATTGAGAAAAACAATACATGGGAGCTGGTTGCATATCCTAGCAGATAGGATGTTATCGAAGTTAAGTGGGTATACAAAACAAAGTTCAACCCAGATGGTTCTTTAAATAAGTGTAAAGCAAGATTGGTTGCAAAAGGCTATTCACAAAAGGCTGTGatggatttcaatgaaatctatGCACCTGTAGCTAGGTTGGAAACCATCAGAATGGTAGTTGCACTTACAGCTCAAAGAAGTTGGAAGATCTCACAACTTGATGTAAAATCAGCTTTTCTTAATGGAGAACTCGAGGAGGAAGTGTATGTTCAGCAACCTGAAGGCTTTATGAAGGAAGAAgggaaaatatttgagttaaaaAGGGCTCTCTATGGGCTTAAACAAGCACCCTGAGCTTGGTATAGCAAAACAGATGGCTATTTTTGTGATCATGGCTTCAAGAGAAGTGTTAGTGAAGCTACACTTTATGTCCAGCTCAAAAGGTGAAAGTTTGCTCATTGTCTcactttatgttgatgatttaaTTATAACTAGAAATAATTCAATTATGATTGAATTATTCAAACAAGAGATGATGAAAACATTTGAAATGAGTGACATGGGACTAATGCACTACTTCCTTGGAATGGAAGTATATCAAGAAGGAGGCATTTTCATTTCACAAAGGAAATAGTCTCTTGATTTGCTCAACAAGTTCAATATGGCTGAATGCAAATCAGTAGCCACTCCTTTGATAGCAaatgagaaattgaagaaggaaGATGGTGCAAAAGAAGCCGATGTAGCAGCATATATGAGCTTAATTGGAAGTTTACTGTACTTGGCTGCCACTCGGTCTGACATCATGTATGCAACCAGCCTTCTCTCAAGATTCATGCAATATCCAATTCAAATCCATTTTGGAGATGCTAAAAGAGTGTTGAGATACATTCAAGGCACAAAGGATCTCGACATTTGGTATAAACCAAGTTCTCATTCAACTTTGACTAGTTTTACTGATAGTGATTGGGCTGGTTCTGTGGATAATATGAGAAGCACATCCGGGTATTATTTTAATCTTGGAATTGGTGTGTTTTCATGGGGATCAAAGAAGCAAGGATATGTATCACAATCCATAGCTGAAGTAGAGAATGTGGCTACTGCTAGAGCTACAAATCAAGCTATTTGGCTGAGTAAGATTCTTGAAGATATGGGTGCAAAATAGCAGCTACCAATTGTGATTTATTGTGATAACAAATCAGTAATAGCTATGGCAAAGAATTCTGTCTTTCATAGCAGAACTAAACATATTACAATCAAGTATCATTACTTGAGAGAAGTAGAGGCAAAATGAGATGTGAAGCTAAAGTTTTGCAAGTCCGAAGAACAAGTTgctgatattttcacaaagGCACTTCCAAGAGACAAATTCCAGATGTTGAGGCTCAAACTTGAAGTGTCAGAAAAAGGCATCAAGGAGGAGTATTGAAGCTAACGTCTATTTATGATgcagtttttcaaaaaattctattattagTCTTTTGTTATTGTAGTCAAACTCTATTATCGTGCATCTTGGGACAACATGACTATTAATACTTCATAATTTTCAATGCTACTTATATAATGTACTTCTCCATCTAAAATCCGTAGAACATCAGAATCAATCAACAAGTATTTTGGTTGAAGTTCtcctttatttttcatctttttacatcacctttgtaccaaaaAATACCAACAACCATGAAGCCACACCTTGAGCCCAGCTGCTCACCTCTTTCCACCGCATGATGCTCCTCACGGCCAACAACCAGTTGCACACCAAAGCTATCGAGAAAATGACCACCATTAACGTTAGCTTCCCTCCACTGTGCGAGAAACACTTTGCCTCCACCTTCTCAGTTACAATCTAAAACTAGTGAAGACACCGTGATGGGGTTGCACCACCCTACATGTCGGATCCACCACCAAGTCGTAG
Coding sequences within it:
- the LOC122281599 gene encoding secreted RxLR effector protein 161-like; this translates as MAECKSVATPLIANEKLKKEDGAKEADVAAYMSLIGSLLYLAATRSDIMYATSLLSRFMQYPIQIHFGDAKRVLRYIQGTKDLDIWYKPSSHSTLTSFTDSDWAGSVDNMRSTSGYYFNLGIGVFSWGSKKQGYVSQSIAEVENVATARATNQAIWLSKILEDMGAK